In one window of Frigoriglobus tundricola DNA:
- a CDS encoding serine/threonine-protein kinase has product MSERDRETDGPAGAPHTVAGYRLLRKIGDGGMSAVYQSYDVAAARPVAVKVLADHLAEQPEFVGRFYREARLSRVLEHAHVVQGYASGFDPEAGKHFLVLEYIDGPSAHGALLRLGRLSVGMAVRIGIDIALALEFLHERQYVHRDVKPDNILLHPDGGAKLADLGLAKRLNDDSQLTSIHQGVGTSYYMPYEQAVNANLVDGRSDIFALGATLYHLLTGEVPFPGATHDEVVRDKWHGTFRPLREANPAVPAEVAELVEGTLACDPRARIQKAGRLAAALDATKLATRLPSFAHAAAAHEPAPPCDAPTRTDHHVPLPPAGGAPSAPPPPITLGGGAAFVPRLVAGHSKRPVPATAPNPPRSRGWLWVVGAGALVLAALAQQVARSHFSEEPNRPAHRPIVPKVTKQTDGLTTASSR; this is encoded by the coding sequence ATGTCGGAGCGCGATCGCGAAACCGACGGCCCCGCCGGTGCCCCTCACACGGTCGCCGGGTACCGTCTTTTGCGCAAGATCGGCGACGGCGGCATGAGTGCGGTTTACCAGAGTTACGACGTCGCCGCCGCCCGCCCGGTCGCGGTCAAGGTTCTCGCCGATCACCTGGCCGAACAGCCCGAGTTCGTCGGCCGGTTCTACCGCGAGGCGCGCCTGAGCCGCGTACTCGAACACGCGCACGTCGTTCAGGGGTACGCCTCCGGGTTCGACCCCGAGGCCGGGAAACACTTCCTCGTCTTGGAGTACATTGACGGCCCGTCGGCGCACGGCGCGCTCCTCCGCCTCGGCCGCTTGTCGGTCGGCATGGCCGTGCGGATCGGTATCGACATCGCGCTGGCGCTCGAGTTCCTCCACGAGCGCCAGTACGTCCACCGGGACGTGAAGCCGGACAACATCCTGCTGCACCCGGACGGCGGCGCGAAACTGGCCGATCTCGGCCTGGCGAAGCGCCTCAACGACGACTCCCAACTGACCTCCATTCACCAGGGCGTGGGCACCTCCTACTACATGCCCTACGAACAGGCGGTGAACGCGAACCTCGTGGACGGCCGCAGCGACATTTTCGCGCTCGGTGCGACGCTGTACCACCTCCTGACCGGCGAGGTGCCGTTCCCCGGCGCCACCCACGACGAGGTGGTGCGCGACAAGTGGCACGGCACCTTCCGACCGCTTCGTGAGGCCAACCCGGCCGTGCCGGCGGAGGTGGCCGAACTGGTCGAGGGGACGCTCGCGTGCGACCCCCGCGCCCGCATTCAGAAGGCGGGACGGCTCGCGGCGGCGCTCGACGCAACGAAACTCGCTACACGGCTCCCGTCGTTCGCCCACGCGGCAGCGGCACACGAACCCGCGCCCCCCTGCGACGCGCCCACTCGGACCGACCACCACGTCCCGCTCCCGCCGGCGGGCGGTGCACCTTCGGCGCCCCCGCCGCCCATCACGCTCGGTGGCGGCGCGGCGTTCGTACCCCGCCTGGTCGCGGGCCACTCGAAGCGCCCGGTGCCGGCGACCGCCCCGAACCCGCCCCGATCCCGCGGCTGGCTGTGGGTGGTCGGAGCCGGTGCGCTGGTACTCGCGGCCCTCGCGCAGCAGGTCGCGCGGTCCCACTTCTCTGAAGAGCCGAACCGACCGGCTCACAGGCCGATCGTTCCGAAGGTGACGAAGCAGACCGATGGCCTCACCACGGCCTCGTCCCGATAG
- a CDS encoding DMT family transporter translates to MMSSGNLSAGRAGLVLAAVLWSLGSVFMRLLGEPLGLGLHEPHLTPLQIAFYRGLFGGLAMLALVRRGEVTFRPQMVGMIVTFTAMSGLYLSALGLGPAANAIFLQNTAPLWVFVFVVLVLGERGDRRGWETVLIGAAGAVVIVAGNWPWSAPAREQPVQGLILLMGLGSGVLYAIVVLFLRALRDASSAWLVALNLLGTAVTLGLFVLLNDGWSAFVAWVSAPSGRQIAVLAVFGVVQMAIPYWLFARGLRTVSPQEAAIITLIEPLLNPVWAYLLTPEKDTPNVWMGIGGGLILFALVWRYLPSGSNADREPVPHGEGQGGEP, encoded by the coding sequence ATGATGTCGTCTGGAAATCTGTCAGCCGGTCGCGCCGGTCTGGTGCTGGCGGCGGTCCTGTGGAGTCTGGGCAGCGTGTTCATGCGCCTGTTGGGCGAACCGCTCGGGTTGGGGCTTCACGAACCCCACCTCACGCCGCTCCAGATCGCGTTCTACCGGGGGCTCTTCGGCGGGCTCGCGATGCTCGCTCTCGTTCGGCGCGGCGAGGTCACGTTCCGTCCACAGATGGTCGGGATGATTGTCACCTTCACGGCCATGAGCGGGCTCTACCTATCCGCGCTGGGGCTCGGCCCGGCGGCGAACGCCATCTTCCTCCAAAACACCGCGCCGCTCTGGGTGTTCGTCTTCGTGGTTCTCGTCCTCGGTGAGCGCGGCGACCGGCGCGGCTGGGAGACGGTCCTGATCGGGGCGGCGGGGGCCGTGGTCATCGTCGCGGGGAACTGGCCGTGGAGCGCGCCGGCACGCGAACAGCCGGTACAAGGGCTGATCCTCCTGATGGGCCTCGGCAGCGGGGTCTTGTACGCGATCGTCGTCCTGTTCCTCCGGGCCTTGCGCGACGCGTCGTCCGCGTGGCTCGTTGCGCTGAACCTGCTCGGTACGGCGGTCACCCTCGGGCTGTTCGTGTTGCTGAACGATGGGTGGTCCGCGTTCGTGGCCTGGGTCTCCGCACCGAGCGGCCGCCAGATCGCGGTTCTCGCGGTCTTCGGGGTCGTCCAGATGGCGATCCCGTACTGGCTGTTCGCCCGCGGGCTGCGGACCGTGTCGCCGCAAGAGGCCGCGATCATCACGCTGATCGAGCCGCTCTTGAACCCGGTCTGGGCGTATCTCCTCACCCCGGAGAAGGACACGCCGAACGTCTGGATGGGGATCGGCGGGGGGTTGATTCTGTTCGCACTGGTCTGGCGCTACCTGCCGTCGGGATCGAATGCCGATCGGGAACCGGTGCCGCACGGAGAAGGGCAGGGGGGCGAACCGTAA